tcggcgcgaggacgcacacggtacaaggtactcATTTATGCTTTTacattaatgtttttacattatctattgtcctcggatctctgccgacgtcctcaaaaaatggactccgagcagaagagcattttcaatcgcctcggcgaaAGAATGCTCACGACACCAAACTACTATACTATGGTGAATCCTTGTCACGAGCTGACAAGTATTCAACCCAATTGGTGGGAAAGAATCTGGTCCGCCCCGGTAACTCGAGGCTCGGACCCAAAGTTCACTAACTTTGTTAAAATTTAAGTCCCAGAGGCCGCCTTAGGGCTtggtcgaattctggactaAGCTCGGAAAGACTCTCCGAGACCAAATCCCTTTGGCATAAGCGTTGAAAGACCGAGCAgtggagctcggcaagccgaacctaaaagccctgtggcgggtaaaagctgaggccctagagcccatatctccggaacctaaaacggatccgagcagagaaacttggaCTACAATAGGCGAGTTTCCGAAAAAGATATTCATTCCAAaaagcccgtaggctaagtacgaaaattcgggtttggcccttacaagtatggggggccatcccgacttaaacaaaaaaaagcaaaaattaCACTAAGATTCGAGCTCGACCACTTCGGCTTTAGCAGTGCCAGGAGTGGTTGGCTCAGCAGCCGGGACCCCCTCGGTGGCCTCGGCAGCGATAGGAGTAGCCTCGGAGGCGACCTCGGTCACTTCGGGGACGGCTACGGCCGCCTCGGTccccggagtttctgcctccgcagccggcctttcgacccctgctcccggcTGGAGCAGGTTTACATCAAAATCCGGAAGGAGCTGCCGCAGTTGgttgcggaaatcccggaagccttggattagcccattcacgccctcctcttctAGGAGATCGCGAAACTCCGCCGATTCGCGGAAGAGCTTCACCGCATTCTGAGCCTGCTCtcgagcctcgagctcccggGCTTCAATGATAGACAGCCTTCCGCTCAAGGTCCCTTAGCCCCCCGCTCAAGCTCTAAGTGGCGGCCGCGGGCATTCTCCACCTCCTGCCCACGGGCGGCCAGCGCCTGCTCGGCCTTGGCCAGGCGGCTTTCTgcggcgcgcagctcggacctcgtcaatgcgtgcgcgcccttctcctccttAAGCTCTGCGGTCAgagctcggactccctcctCGGATGCTCCAACTTTTCCTTGGGAGCACCTGACGTTCGGCCTCGGCGGCTTGGTACTTCGCCTCGGCGGCTAGGTACCTCGCCTGGGCCTCGTCGTAACtgcgctggcacctccgggccttctcccggtattcttggactaggtgcatcagcatctccgtctcgtgcaaacgctataaaagagacgaaaagaaaaacgTGAGGCGCCACTAGTAAAAAATCTATACAGATTACACAGGAGGAAAATTTTACTTACACGAACGGCGTTTGCAGCGAGTGATGTCCATGAAAgcattgtagctcatggactgcatcgCGGCCCGGtcagccgggagcagcgcgagccGAAATACTTCGCGCGCTACTCGAGGATCttcgagggctgaatcgccctcgaacACCGACCAGGTGGGTGCAAAAGGCACCCGCTCTTCCGAGCCTGACGAACCCGGGAGGCCAGCGTCGGCTGGCCTAGATGGAGCCAACCCCAAagctccctgactgctccctggttcggagctagggggctggggtcaGACGAGCGGCCGATCTGACCGCCGCACGACTATAGCGGGCCcgtgcaagcacgggacccgcGGATCTCCTCCCCTGATCGGCAACTGAAgcatcctgccgaccaggaactTGCGCTAAAGGCGCCGGGCACGGGGGCGCCCCTGAGGCTCCcctggagcccgagcccccggaATCCGCGCCGTCCCCCCGACCAGCATCGGGGCGCACGGGGCGAGAAGGGCCCGCCTCGGGAATGTGCGGGACGAGAGGGGCCCGCCTCGGGATGCGCGGGGCGGGAAGGACCCCGCCTCGGCTACTGCCGCCGCCGAGGGAGTCGAGGTTGCCGAGACCTTttgcttcttcctcggctcggtgggctcacctgagagctcggctgccctcttctggtAGCGGGCGTAGAGAacctcgctcttggtcaccatcttgGCAATGGTCTGCAAAGAACgaacaaaattagaacattagaacaattaAGGAAATGAAAGAGACATTGCTAttatccttaccctgaggacgtaCCGAGCTCAGCCCCAACGTTCACCAGAGCGTCCTCACTAATGAGGCCATTCAGCAAGATCCCGTCCCCAAGGCCGACGGATGGTGTCGAGgatctcctgctcacgcggagaaagctggggggcCTGTTGATAGACTTAAGCTGGGCCGGCCCCCActtggggtcaaacccccagggaCCGTTCAGAGCCAAAGGAAGAGAacttctccttccagccatgaatggacgaAGGGCACCatggaagagtggccgacccgcccgaagggcgatgtaaagccactccccgtctccggattcgacttaaagaCAAAAATCGCCGGAAAACGTtaacagaggtcggaatccctgcagtaaacacagtgacaggaaacccatcactgtcctccaagcattcgagtgagttgcgccgggacCAACCGGCATACtgtcagcaactcattcacgaagctgtgaagaggaaatcggaggccggcccagagtgactcctGGTGcaactccgatccggcctaccggaggatcagttatccgatcccttcgcctggcggtTCCAAAACGGAACCCCTGAAGAGgaaaaaaaccactcttcggtcatttcgaaCCTCCAGGGCGCTCATGGTGGATACGACTTCACTGGGAGAGAACCCATTGTAGGAgaagaaaaggattaaaaaagcAAAAGGACAACCTGGAAAGATGCCGGAGaaaagggacttcggtctgaggaagacctggaagaataaaaagctggaagcagaaaaCAATAGGAAGAGGACAGAGGGCCCGGGGAGAGTTTAAATAGACCTCCCCaaacggcccggatcagcgagaAAAACGCTGTATCCTGTTTAGATGACGACGCGTGTcgtccaaaaagacagaatgacgcatttaattagggctagcgcttcggacgccgaagcgccccatcggatcgtgcggcccatcatgagcccacgacgcgaggacgctttcGCAAAAAAgcgtcccaataatgagacttttcgggaaggaagagacgccgcctattaaataCACCTCGAAGCGCttgataattcaaaatgcgcaataaattaggattttCGGAATCCGTAATGGTCCAACaaaactacttcccgcgctccagctggtagccaactggaactcggaagtcgggggtagtgtgggggaaaaaccccaagtcatgccgccacggaggcgctcggaccTAAAGtggcgccgaccggaaaggcgctcggccgaagagtgCCGCCCAGCAGGGTGCTCGGCCTAGAGAgcaccgaccagagagagcgccaagaagagcgcccaaccaaaatgaccaagtagggatgctcggccagaaaggcgctcgaccgaagagtgCCGATCAGCAGGGTGCCCGGCTAGagaacgccgaccagagaaagcgcttgcctaaagagcgccgaccaggaaaccAACCAAAGAGCGCAAGTAAAGACGCTCACCCAAAGGGCGCCGAGCAGAAGTACtatgaagcaaccccgccacagggcgccccattgggcgaccagctcggctcggcacccctgccgagccgattgcctggaccaaatgttcaacttccgcctaaccctctaagcctgagggacctgacaactccactacaacctgccgctatctccaagccatcaaggcataagatctccgaggtattcggcacgacctgccattaatgcatgagaccccctcgagtctccgatgcactcagtcatttaatgaacacggctcaaggcgatctcccgaatcactgaaccatcaaagcgtatggctctccctgaccgccggttcactcggtaataattgcacttaccatccacggaccccaggcctaccacggccgggcggttcaaccaccccaacaggtccgatcgaccgtgacaactccctggttccggtctgattcgaccttattttccaccacgccattaatgggccaaatcgcgcccaattattacaaaacaggacaaacctcctgtcacctcccaggtaaccaaaaatcctcctataaaaggaaacctggagggGAAAAGGGGGGAGGAccaaaaaaatagaaggaaaaccCGAAGCTGGAGAGAATCCTCCTGGACCGGGTGGAGAGAAGTAAACAACACAGACAATTGAGGAAACGGATCCTCTGGACCTTATCCAAATATtctctctgtcttctccacatactctcttccctgctctctccacatatttgccccctctgacttaagcatcggagggccggcgccggggagcccggccaccggttttcttgcaggacttacgccccccaggaggacgccacccgccggcacgccatcgaccaccgctcctacggcggacttgcacccctccaggaggacgccaccagccggcgcacggtcatccaccgtccctgcggcggagccctccttcccctggcttcgtgacggcccccgggtccaatttccagcaacagtgacCACAAGGCCGCACTAGCCCCTGCGGTTGAGGGCATGCAGCCACATTTAACCCCTATAGCGTAAGTCATGGGTATATTTAATCCTGTGGTATAGGTCATGTAATCAAATCCCGGATCTATAATATAGTCCAAGTTGAGAGCTAGatgatatatacatatgtatgtgtactacacacacacacacataagcCAAACATTCTTTCTTTCATGGTACCACTTTGAATTTTACTACTTGATCCAATAATATAAATACAATACAATTTATACATAATGAGTGAGAAATCATGCAGTTAACTGACAATAATGCAATCATAAATCAAATTCATATAATTACAGAAATTTCGCATACAACTAAATTTGGAATCATACTAAAAATTTGCATAACATTGAATATAGAATATTttacaaataatttcaataaatACTACAAAGTGTAACATATTACTCATTTTGTAGATACCCACAATTAGGTCATCTAATCGCTTTATATACAAGGATGCTTTAGCATCTAAAACCCCCCAAAGTTGATACATGAATTGAAAGAAGCATAATTTACATTCTTGACAAAATAACAATCAGCAAAGTTTCAACAAATTAGAGCTACGTTAACATTTGAAAATAATTTCCAAAAGTTCTCCAAAGTTTTGAAAAATcaaattattaaaataacaGGCTGATACATGAATTTACTGCTGTTCTAACAGGCTACTGCTCTTGCTCTGTTCTCCTCcatagccccccccccccccccccccccccttgggGCTTAGCtttaagagagaggagagagagtaaGTGAAATAGTGTGTGGCTTTATGATAAACTGTTCAAGCTCTTTGGGCCGGGGTTTCCCAAATCCTTATAGACTTTGGTTGAGCTCTTGGGGCCCGATTTGCTCCTGCGAGTCCAAATCATAAACTGTTCAAGCCCAAGGCTTGCATGACCCCAGTTGCTCATGGCTCATTCACCCACTTGAAACGAGCTTTTGTCTCGCCACCCTGTGTGATGTACCACTTGACGAGGTGGAATTTTACTCCATGAGATCCATACAAATAGGTGAAAGGCAACTTGACACTTTGAAACGCGTCATGGGTGACGATTGACTGATGACGATGAGATGAACGCGGTGCCGAATAATTCCACCATTAGTCAATAGAAGAAAACTAATCAAACCAAGTTTTGGCCTGTCGGCCATACGACTAGAGTTGGCTCTAAGCATTATATATCTCTCCtcttcaaactttttttttccttctcttttcataTTCTTTTTTCCTACCCTTTCTCTccttataattagtgatggccAAGTTATAAGAAATCAATatctattttttgaattaatcaataaaaaaataaattaaattatggagggagagagagagagagcttgaactctctctctctctctcttcaagcccaatccaacaaGTCCCCAACCATTGTCCTCAATTCCGTTGGGATCATTGGTTCTTCGATGATGCATCGGCGGCTGCAGACATCGTCTTCGGGCGAGGAGCTACCCTCAGACCTGGCTCTCTTGGCCATGAATCTTGTCTCCATGGAGGGCAACGCTTCAGGCGTTCTTCGACTCTCGCTTGCTGTAATCGCGACGGGAGGACGCGATCGAATGCTCTGATGATCTCCGATCTTGTATAGACTCGACACAAGCTAAATTCGCCTCGTTGCTACCAATCAAAACAATACAAGATCGCTATAAAAAGAAGCAGATGATAAACTAAAGGTTTCAAAGAGTCGGAATTATTACCTTTGATATTTCAGTTGACATAGTGGTGGCTGCATCTTCTTTAAATGCCCGATACTCGTTCATGCTTCCATATGGTTTTGGTTCCTGTGGGAGCTCTTCCTTGGTAAAAGACCATGGTCTTCTTCACACCGATGACACGGTTGGCGGAGGAGTAGACGAGGCTAGGGGAGCCGGTGGCCTTCCAGTACCCGGAAGGTGTGGTTCGAGTCGGTCTACCCCCATGAGCTTCCCTCTCTTGCCTTGGGCAGAAGAAGAACCATTGCTCGGAGTCTCGAATGCATGGCTCTCCTGAAATCTCTGCATGCAGTGATTATTTATTGGAAGTCAGTTTATGATTCAGATATGATAATAGTGTTGGAAAGTACTTCAAAGAGCTAGAGACTTGATGTGAAGGTGAAGGAGAAAGAAATTAAGCATATACATAGATTCACAAATTATTAAAATTAAAGCAAGCCGACTGAAGATCAAGGTGACGAGTCGGATATAGAACTACCCAAGGATGTGAATATTTTTATTCTTGGTTTCTCTGCTAAAAGCGAATAAGGCTCGAAATAGAAAAAAGAGTGAGAAGAAAATGAACTAGTACAAAATGAGTGCTTACGAGGGAGCTGCCATGGATCGAAGCAGTACACATCGGCGACGGGGATGACTCGTTTCCATGTCCTCTCTCCTGCTGTTGAGCTTGTTGCGAAGGTAAAAAACTCAATAATTCTTCTTCTGTTGGGTAGAAACGATAGCCTGGTGCAAGATTATTCATTTCCCCTGCTTCCTTTTCCTTATCTATCAACCTTTTTGGATCTTGGAAGATGTTGCTGATTGCCCCCTCTCTCTATGGAGCTTCTATTTAGTTGTGGAAGCTTGCAAGTTGAAGGAAAGGTGTGCTTCTATATGTGTAAGTTGGTGTAAAGtgcgatatatatatatatatatatatatatatatatatatatatatatatataggcaaGGCTTAGATTGGGGGAGAGAAAAGAGCAGTGGGGTGGTGTGGGGCTGATTGAGACTGCTTCTGTGGAAATTTCCAGAGCGTGGTGGGACTTGTGGAAAACTAGGGGAAAGGAGACTTCAGTCATTCCCCGCTCCGTTCCCTTTCACATAAAACGATTAGCTAGAAAAAATACTGTTCCTGGACTGGTGACGAAAGGCAAGACTCAAGCCACCAAGgtagtagcctggtggtaatggggcgataattccgcccaagttgcccgggttcgaaacgcacgggccgtcgattaaattaggggacGGATGCCCCACGCTCGGCTGGTttgttggcggttatgctttccttccacttgtaccaaggtggcactgggggtgacgtacccacacgtgaggcgggtgaacccagtggggtgagcccacggtcggggaaggcacgcgaaacctgcgacctgtatcgaacattcccctagtggaaggggggctcagtaatggggctgctacgcgggtgggctggtccctcctcctcccctcctattcttttaccaaaaaaaaaaaaaaaggcaagacTCAACCCTTACCACAGATCTTGTACCCTGCTCCCCTGATCCATGCCAGAATAGGCAACATGGATGGCTGGCAGCCTCAATACGAGTCAAGAATGACAAACGAagagaaatttttgcatgaGAGTTCAATCAAAATTGATGCAATCAAGGGTATAGTTGGTTGGGAAGAGTTAAGACTCTGAAATGCAAATGAAAATGAGTGACTTTTGCTCCAGCCATTTGGTTTGGAGAGAGTTTCATTTCCATTCTGATTCTAAAGGAGAGTGGATATACCCCAATCCTCTAAAATCAAATTTCTTCTCTTCCGAGTATTCAAATTACATTCCGATTTTGATTGCGGTTACGAACCAAATATGCCAGGAGGATATAGCCATTTCGATTCCCCACCAATTTATTTCGATTCCGATTTTCGTTGCGAACCAAACACGTGCATATATTAAATATTCTCCTAAATTAAGAATATAAGGATGACAATCAAACATCTGATCAAAAAAGTCATACCCCGCACCCAGCACCCGGATCTGGCATGCGACACAGCCACACACTCCCTAAAAAAGAGTTCTATATATTATAACCTCAATAATCATTGAACAATAATAATCTCAATTCATACCAAACAACTAAGTTGGTCCAATTACCAAAATTTTGATTATCCAATCGGTATCAGTGATGCTCTAATCTAATCATTCCCTCCACCTGTGATCTCAACTTTAGCCATGTACTATACAACCTACAATTCTGAAAAAAAACAGAAGTAATATCTGGGTGCTTGGATTGATTGGATCTAGTTAGTCTAACAAGTCAACTCAAGAGTTTAGGCTGCACTATAGTATAGATACCCTCAATAAAGATTGATGATGATGAAATTCAAACTTGCTCAATAATTGCTATGGTGGGGGCTGGTAACGCCGCCTGATGACTATAGACCAGAGACGACCAAAAGTCATTGAAAGACGCCCTTACCAGGTCCAACAATTCTAGAGAAAGACAAtccaagtagagagagaaacaagagagtgaagagagagaaaagtagagagagaagagagaaagccttcttcctcttctcaacaTAGGGGAGActctccctcccctctcctTCTCAAACAAAGCCATGGAAGAGTCGATGGACAGTGGCCTACAATAGCCTCAGGCAGTCGGCAGCAACGGCAGCTGCAACAGCCTAATGGTCCAGCCTTCAGTGATAACCACAGTGGCATCAACACCTACGTCGGCCAGCGGTGGACCAAAAAAAGAGAAGGTAGTCGCTAGGTCAGCTCAAAATGGGAAGAGCTGGGTATTGCAGCTCACTAGCCAGCGATCAAGTCTTGGCTGTGGTAGTAGAGCTTGACCGAAGCTCTGGCAAGAACCCTGGCCTATTTCGGTGACCGTGAACGCAGGAGGAAGAGTCACCGAAATAGGGGTACCCAGTGACTTGTCGGGTTAATTCAAAGAAAAACATGGCTAGATggctagaagaagaagaagaagaagagaggagtggctTGGGTCTTACTCAATCCGGCGAAGAATCCGTTGGCGTTTCTGGTAAGGAATCAAAAGGAAAAATCTCAAGTTCTAGGCGAACTCGAATTGCCTCCGAGGAGTCTCCCAAGCTACCGgatcggaggaggaagaagactccattGGAAATCTACTTGGATCATGCCACTGTGCATGGTTGACTGGGCTTCGCTACCTCCGGGCCTGGTCCACGAGCCCCCCAAAAAAATTCGGAATTATTACAAAAAATCAGTGTAGAatggaaaaaattatataatttaaata
This window of the Phoenix dactylifera cultivar Barhee BC4 unplaced genomic scaffold, palm_55x_up_171113_PBpolish2nd_filt_p 000128F, whole genome shotgun sequence genome carries:
- the LOC103718893 gene encoding LOW QUALITY PROTEIN: NAC domain-containing protein 90 (The sequence of the model RefSeq protein was modified relative to this genomic sequence to represent the inferred CDS: inserted 2 bases in 2 codons; deleted 3 bases in 3 codons), coding for MNNLAPGYRFYPTEEELLSFYLRNKLNSRREDMERVIPVADVYCFDPWQLPQISGEPCIRDSEQWFFFCPRQEREAHGGRPTRTTPSGYWKATGSPSLVYSSANRVIGVKKTMVFYQGRAPTGTKTIWKMNEYRAFKEDAATTMSTEISKQRGEFSLCRVYTRSEIIRAFDXRPPVAITASESRRTPEALPSMETRFMAKRARSEGSSSPEDDXLQPPMHHRRTNDPNGIEDNGWGLLTA